The Takifugu rubripes chromosome 3, fTakRub1.2, whole genome shotgun sequence genome contains a region encoding:
- the stac3 gene encoding SH3 and cysteine-rich domain-containing protein 3 yields the protein MDLEDDKHSLDIHDNPPVPDNVVKEDGDTVYFIYEEEVEVEEKEPEPHEPVVRVNDKPHKFKDHYCKKPKFCDVCARMIVLNNKFALRCKNCKTNIHHSCQSYVEFQRCFGKIPPGFRRAYSSPLYSSDQPDSNNPNRNDPVFDTLRVGVIMANKERKKNENDKKNMMMMMEEEEEENQQPKENEEGGEGKPEDKKEKGGDKADEKAKGTFSQSHYYLALYRFKAIEKDDLDFHPGDRITVLDDSNEEWWRGKMGEKSGYFPTNYLIKVRASERVFKVTRSFVGNREMGQITLKKDQIVVKKGDEKGGYLKVSTGRKLGYFPADLLEEITVT from the exons ATGGATCT ggAGGATGACAAACACTCTTTGGATATCCATGACAACCCTCCAGTGCCTGACAACGTAGTGAAAGAGGACGGAGACACT GTCTATTTTATATATGAGGAGGAGGTTgaagtggaggagaaggaaCCAGAACCTCACGAGCCTGTCGTCCGGGTTAATGACAAACCGCACAAATTCAAGGACCACTACTGCAAGAAACCAAAGTTTTGTGACGTCTGTGCTCGCATGATAGTCC TAAACAACAAATTTGCTCTGAGGTGTAAAAACTGCAAGACCAACATCCACCATTCATGTCAGTCCTATGTAGAATTCCAGAGGTGCTTTGGTAAAATT CCGCCCGGCTTCAGAAGAGCCTACAGCTCCCCCCTGTACAGCAGCGACCAACCAGACTCAA ACAACCCGAATCGGAATGACCCAGTTTTTGACACTCTGCGGGTTGGGGTCATCATGGCCAATAAGGAGCgtaaaaagaatgaaaatgacaAGAAAAAT atgatgatgatgatggaagaagaggaagaggagaaccagCAGCCCAAAGAAAAcgaagagggaggggaag GGAAACCTGAGGATAAGAAGGAGAAAGGTGGAGACAAAGCAGATGAAAAG GCTAAGGGAACATTTTCCCAATCCCACTATTACCTGGCTCTTTACCGCTTCAAGGCCATAGAAAAGGATGACCTTGATTTCCA CCCTGGTGATCGGATCACAGTGTTGGATGACTCCAATGAAGAATGGTGGAGG GGAAAGATGGGGGAAAAGTCAGGCTACTTCCCCACCAACTACCTCATTAAGGTACGAGCATCAGAAAGGGTTTTTAAGGTGACACGCTCCTTTGTAGGAAACAGGGAGATGGGACAAATCACATTAAAGAAAGATCAG ATTGTAGTGAAGAAAGGAGATGAGAAAGGTGGATACTTAAAGGTCAGCACTGGACGCAAGCTGGGCTACTTCCCTGCTGATCTTCTAGAAGAGATCACTGTGACATAA
- the mbd6 gene encoding methyl-CpG-binding domain protein 5 codes for MMGGGETVSGNKDGVHPTVHVPIGWQRRVEGGQVIYVSPSGAALSSLDEVKTYLLSDGTCKCGLECPLIIHKVFNFTLGVKVEQHSQPSGKAEQDMTKLCNHRRKVVAMAALCRSMQVSQLPFANLQYSEVNNGADTRDPKRVLVEQEEKDHGIYYPKLHPVPTRVHGNLPPNTCASPKSPHQFIYPYNGSSTVLHATTQAHHPLEALRRLHHSTPFQNSSCTYSVSQRSSHTPSPQNPFQGQITSKTPETPASPRLVSLSSPPPSSPVTIVGGGRGPQPNTHYPHSVIVGGSPVSPSPSSSPSVINMNSVSPRQRSRHPSTSLSPFSEGGGSSVGQQGSNFSQRKKSSSSTPHSPASGGSPNPSPLFPKYKLEDILEQFKNSGNSSTNNHHLLIPINTPLLSNQSSNTCAVSSKPSNSTMSPSPSSGPPNFDVNSAGPSSLPPGAFLNQHHSHQSKLSNTPSFPASTLLSAAAKAQLANQITQAQNSNVASKPVRMPSLEMLKEGQQPSSQVINSTLINSHTFPTIRPPNPSLASASSILLPSSQSLAQSLPHLPATVERSALHRKRHRRSPTVLGTQKDPQHVANGLSKTPPTDAISATAINLSTSSSIPSQLHSSSTSAVQNQSAVMLENHLLLHPGQAQRLPAPRQIAQLCRPPRQNEALDFTTHVTTTPLGLDPPTQPLSALLHLLSVQNAQAASSVASSAPAQLVSVSNEENGHTNKQSSRLSPSSPSSHSNLRHQKRRSPCSNNNTNPPSSGSSPFPSSLPQQQSPSPSSPLGLLQTQLHPQSAASSPPQRSCASTLLPNTNVALPNSSGSSGHVSPPPSDKRHLPTVGCVSHHPMQEASAHDTVIRGTGVNSMSAAVDPVQSQGGVALAVSSSPKPLDLSNHVLALLAASSTVPQGEGSSNLTSDVVMSSQESSLAGTEDPKGLDPRVSIMTKSPEAISPLPTVSCLEDNQHPHTTSAVGDSTTPLPLAEAFPFMNQEQLLQLLSSTGGLPSLLDPAVLASLSLGGLWLGGQQAHIPHASGTPQSLTEQQQSQEQQELLIQEAQQQNQDQQQKQQINSNPLFPLLPLLCGAQGELPLNLLGLLPTPASAPAPGQEADLGLVEKTSLQALLMASLLLGQQQAQLLPLSGLAQLSQVSLEVPLQQPQQIPNTLEGLTLDKTSGLLDPSSLQGTGLLDITQGLLSIPTSAEGATQALQSLLLPTAFPPPPATFLPLSPALLTAALSSADLHSSPHPHLAPAQQTQHSQPQVSGDAGVDTLIPLPLQSKDNPILQHLLPTLLNPTVLGDLSAVPGLHSMLGIGTGSILLPPVQTSALGMPLLHGPDGAMNLLSNIQLNLAPPSEEEKPVSLQESQSPTPHKGIPDPQIAPEVVPSPTAPAPEPTPPPPRVSEGRSVIDPYTSFMDTIYTSFLQVSAKEQEDRAHLGPSDPTSPFCALPPVPFPAERHSPSNPVQTLPQASAPLSLSPRRACSLRNPDLSRLSLEAAAHSPAQGTPKPTEDGSTPPLQRKPLMVEGHTHPEPPLPSTYLEETKTDCTGPAVAVYPYVEAEVAREGHLHHVGYLSPRDGVSSEETARMLLHREQGRDQEGTMGGARRGRKRKQTLQNVLEDFRDMDATALEETKATTALLKPERSVRGRRRRGARSQRQ; via the exons ATGATGGGTGGCGGTGAGACTGTAAGTGGGAACAAGGATGGGGTCCACCCCACGGTACACGTCCCCATTGGCTGGCAGAGGAGAGTGGAAGGGGGACAAGTGATCTATGTCAG TCCCAGCGGTGCTGCCCTGTCCTCTCTGGATGAGGTCAAGACCTATCTACTCAGTGATGGCACCTGTAAATGTGGTCTTGAGTGTCCACTCATCATTCATAAG GTTTTCAACTTTACTCTGGGAGTGAAGGtggagcagcacagccagcCATCAGGCAAAGCAGAGCAGGATATGACCAAGCTCTGTAACCACCGCAGGAAAGTGGTGGCAATGGCCGCACTGTGTCGGAGCATGCAGGTCTCACAGCTACCTTTTGCCAACCTTCAATATTCAG AGGTCAACAATGGAGCAGATACCCGTGATCCAAAGCGTGTACTTGTGGAGCAGGAAGAAAAGGACCACGGAATTTATTATCCAAAACTCCACCCAGTCCCCACTCGAGTCCATGGCAACCTCCCGCCTAACACCTGTGCCAGCCCTAAATCCCCTCATCAGTTCATTTATCCTTACAACGGTTCCTCGACTGTCCTTCACGCAACGACACAAGCTCACCATCCGCTCGAGGCTTTGAGGCGGCTTCACCATTCTACTCCCTTTCAAAACTCCTCCTGCACGTACAGTGTTTCCCAGAGATCATCCCACACTCCCAGTCCTCAGAATCCTTTTCAAGGTCAAATAACATCCAAAACACCAGAGACTCCAGCTTCTCCTAGGCTAGTGTCgctctcttcacctcctccctcttcccctgtGACCATAGTTGGAGGTGGTAGAGGCCCACAACCTAACACTCATTATCCTCACAGTGTCATCGTGGGTGGTTCGCctgtttctccttctccctccagcTCTCCCTCTGTCATTAACATGAACAGTGTTTCTCCACGTCAGCGATCCCGCCACCCTTCAACCTCTTTGTCCCCTTTCTCTGAGGGAGGAGGCTCGTCGGTAGGACAGCAGGGAAGCAACTTCTCTCAGAGAAAGAAATCCTCCTCTTCCACTCCACACTCCCCGGCCTCTGGTGGCTCCCCAAACCCAAGTCCCCTCTTCCCCAAGTATAAGCTGGAAGACATTTTAGAGCAGTTTAAGAACTCAGGCAACAGCAGCACTAATAACCACCACCTCCTTATCCCGATTAACACCCCTTTACTGTCCAACCAAAGCAGTAACACTTGTGCTGTCTCCTCAAAGCCTTCAAACAGCACCATGAGTCCATCTCCTAGCTCTGGACCACCAAATTTTGATGTGAACTCTGCAGGGCCGTCTAGTTTACCTCCCGGGGCATTTCTGAACCAACATCACAGCCATCAGAGCAAATTGTCAAATACACCGTCGTTCCCTGCGAGCACCCTGCTTTCTGCAGCTGCCAAGGCTCAACTGGCCAACCAGATAACCCAGGCTCAGAATTCAAATGTGGCCAGCAAACCAGTGAGAATGCCCTCTTTAGAGATGTTAAAAGAGGGCCAACAGCCATCGTCACAGGTAATAAACAGCACTTTAATTAACAGCCACACTTTTCCCACCATTAGGCCTCCCAATCCCTCCCTTGCCTCAGCGTCCTCCATCCTATTACCTTCATCCCAGTCTCTGGCCCAGTCCTTGCCTCATCTGCCCGCTACAGTAGAGCGCAGTGCACTGCACAGAAAAAGGCATCGCCGATCTCCCACAGTACTTGGCACGCAGAAAGACCCTCAACATGTGGCTAATGGGTTGTCAAAGACCCCACCGACAGACGCCATTTCTGCAACAGCTATCAACCTATCCACTTCTTCCTCCATCCCATCCCAGTTGCACTCTTCCTCTACCTCAGCTGTGCAGAACCAGAGTGCTGTGATGTTAGAAAACCAtcttcttctccatcctggTCAGGCACAACGGCTCCCTGCTCCCCGTCAGATAGCACAGCTTTGCAGGCCTCCTCGACAAAACGAGGCTCTGGATTTCACTACACACGTAACGACGACACCTCTTGGCTTGGACCCTCCGACCCAGCCTCTCTCCGCTCTGTTACACCTGCTCAGTGTGCAGAACGCACAGGCTGCATCCTCAGTTGCCAGCTCCGCTCCAGCTCAGCTTGTATCCGtttcaaatgaagaaaatggaCACACTAATAAACAGAGCTCCAGACTGTCGCCTTCTTCACCAAGCTCTCATTCTAATTTGAGGCATCAAAAGAGACGGTCACCGTGCTCAAACAATAACACTAATCCTCCTTCCAGCGGCAGTAGCCCATTTCCCAGCTCACTGCCACAGCAGCAGTCTCCGTCTCCATCCTCTCCGCTTGGACTACTGCAGACTCAGTTACATCCTCAGTCAGCAGCTTCCAGTCCCCCGCAGAGATCTTGCGCTTCTACGCTGCTGcccaacacaaatgtagctttACCCAACAGCAGCGGCTCATCCGGTCACGTGTCCCCACCTCCTTCAGACAAACGTCACCTTCCTACAGTAGGCTGTGTTTCCCACCATCCAATGCAGGAAGCTTCAGCACACGACACTGTGATAAGGGGGACTGGCGTTAACAGCATGTCTGCAGCCGTTGATCCCGTTCAGTCACAAGGAGGAGTTGCTCTGGCGGTCTCCAGCTCCCCAAAGCCTCTTGATCTCAGCAACCATGTCCTGGCCCTTCTTGCAGCATCTTCCACTGTGCCCCAGGGGGAGGGCTCCTCCAACCTGACGAGCGATGTTGTGATGTCTTCCCAAGAAAGTTCTTTAGCAG GAACAGAGGATCCTAAAGGTTTGGACCCGAGGGTTTCCATCATGACCAAATCACCAGAAGCCATCAGCCCCTTGCCCACTGTCTCTTGTCTTGAGGACAATCAACACCCTCACACGACCTCAGCTGTGGGTGACTCAACCACCCCGTTACCCTTGGCGGAGGCCTTCCCATTCATGAACCAAGAacagctgcttcagctgctgtcaTCCACAGGAGGTCTACCTTCACTTTTAGACCCTGCTGTCCTGGCTTCGTTGTCCCTAGGGGGACTGTGGCTGGGAGGGCAACAGGCGCATATACCTCATGCAAGTGGTACACCGCAGAGTctaacagagcagcagcaatcacaggaacagcaggaatTGTTGATACAAGAGGCCCAGCAGCAAAATCAGGatcaacaacagaaacagcagataAACAGCAATCCCCTGTTTCCCTTGCTGCCATTGTTGTGTGGTGCTCAAGGGGAACTTCCGCTCAACCTTTTGGGTTTGCTCCCAACCCCAGCTTCAGCGCCTGCTCCGGGACAAGAAGCTGATTTAGGACTGGTTGAAAAAACCAGCCTTCAAGCTCTACTGATGGCATCTTTGTTGCTTGGACAACAGCAGGCTCAGTTGTTGCCTTTATCAGGGCTGGCTCAGTTGAGTCAGGTCAGTTTGGAGGTTCCGCTCCAGCAGCCACAACAGATCCCGAACACTCTGGAGGGTCTCACCTTAGACAAAACCTCTGGTCTGCTCGATCCATCGTCCCTACAAGGCACAGGACTCTTAGACATCACCCAGGGTCTTCTTTCTATCCCTACATCTGCTGAGGGTGCTACTCAGGCCCTACAGTCTCTCCTTCTTCCTActgcttttcctcccccccctgCCACGTTCCTACCCCTCAGCCCTGCCTTGCTCACTGCTGCCCTTAGCTCCGCTGACCTTCACTCATCTCCCCACCCACATTTAGCCCCTGCACAGCAAACCCAACATTCCCAACCTCAG GTATCAGGTGATGCTGGTGTCGACACCCTCATTCCTTTACCACTCCAAAGCAAGGATAACCCAATTCTTCAACATTTATTGCCCACTTTGCTCAATCCTACTGTATTAG GAGATCTGTCTGCTGTCCCAGGCCTACACAGCATGTTGGGGATTGGCACAGGTTCTATTCTTTTGCCTCCAGTTCAGACCTCTGCTTTGGGCATGCCTCTACTGCACGGTCCTGATGGAGCCATGAACCTACTCAGCAATATACAG CTAAACCTTGCACCACCATCAGAAGAAGAGAAGCCGGTGTCACTACAGGAATCACAAAGTCCTACTCCACATAAAGGCATTCCAGACCCTCAGATTGCTCCTGAGGTGGTTCCCAGTCCCACAGCTCCTGCCCCAGAGcccaccccacctccaccacgaGTATCTGAGGGCAGGTCTGTTATTGATCCATACACCTCTTTCATGGACACGATTTATACCTCCTTCCTTCAGGTCAGTGCTAAAGAGCAAGAAGATAGAGCCCACTTGGGGCCGTCTGACCCCACTTCACCCTTCTGTGCCTTACCACCGGTTCCATTTCCTGCGGAGCGCCATTCTCCATCAAACCCTGTCCAGACTCTTCCGCAGGCGAgtgcccccctctctctcagcCCACGGCGAGCCTGCTCCCTCCGCAACCCGGATCTGTCCCGACTCAGCCTTGAAGCAGCAGCCCATTCCCCAGCTCAGGGGACACCCAAACCCACTGAAGATGGGTCTACACCACCATTACAAAGGAAACCACTCATGGTAGAAGGACATACTCACCCTGAGCCTCCGCTTCCATCAACATATTTGGAGGAAACTAAAACAGACTGCACTGGGCCAGCGGTTGCTGTGTACCCTTATGTGGAGGCAGAAGTTGCCAGGGAGGGCCATCTTCATCACGTTGGCTACCTAAGTCCCAGGGATGGGGTGTCCAGTGAGGAGACAGCTAGGATGTTGCTGCACAGAGAACAGGGAAGG GATCAAGAAGGAACAATGGGTGGAgccaggagaggaaggaaacgGAAACAAAC GCTGCAGAATGTTTTAGAAGACTTCAGAGATATGGATGCTACAGCACTAGAGGAAACCAAGGCCACA ACAGCTCTTCTGAAGCCCGAGAGGTCCGTGCGCGGCAGAAGGCGGCGAGGAGCCAGGTCTCAGAGGCAGTAA